One genomic window of Acidovorax radicis includes the following:
- the lpxB gene encoding lipid-A-disaccharide synthase, with product MNAVPRVAMVAGETSGDLLAGLLIDGMLAHWPGLQSSGIGGPQMERRGFAAWWPSEKLAVHGYSMEVLRRLRELLSIRKQLRTRLLRDRPDVFIGVDAPDFNLGLEADLRAAGIKTVHFVCPSIWAWRADRVEKIRRSADHVLCIFPFEPELLAQHGIAATYVGHPLAGVIPMVPDRAAARAQLGLQDSDEVLAILPGSRSSEIQYITQPFFEAAALIRQARPAIKLVVPAVPALRARIEQTAHACGLAGAVQIVEGQSHAVLAACDTTLIASGTATLEAALFKCPMVIGYRMQSLSWWLMRRKQLQPWVGLPNILCGEFVVPELIQDAATPQALCAATLDWLDARRSNAPKMTALVQRFTALHHSLQRNTPQLAADAIQKILATGA from the coding sequence ATGAATGCTGTTCCCCGTGTTGCCATGGTGGCGGGCGAGACATCGGGTGATTTGCTGGCCGGTTTGCTCATTGACGGCATGTTGGCCCATTGGCCGGGTTTGCAGTCCAGTGGCATCGGTGGCCCGCAAATGGAGCGCCGGGGGTTCGCAGCATGGTGGCCGAGCGAGAAGCTGGCCGTGCATGGCTACAGCATGGAGGTGCTGCGCAGGTTGCGTGAGCTGCTCTCGATTCGCAAACAATTGCGCACCCGCTTGCTGCGCGACCGCCCGGACGTTTTTATTGGGGTAGACGCCCCTGACTTCAATTTGGGCCTGGAAGCGGATTTGCGGGCTGCAGGCATCAAGACCGTGCATTTTGTGTGTCCGTCCATCTGGGCCTGGCGTGCCGACCGCGTCGAGAAGATCCGGCGCAGCGCCGATCACGTGTTGTGCATCTTTCCTTTTGAGCCCGAGCTTCTCGCGCAGCATGGCATTGCGGCCACGTATGTGGGGCACCCGCTGGCCGGGGTGATTCCCATGGTGCCCGATCGTGCTGCCGCCCGTGCGCAGTTGGGTCTGCAGGATTCGGATGAGGTGCTGGCGATCCTGCCAGGCAGCCGGTCCTCTGAAATCCAGTACATTACCCAACCATTTTTTGAGGCTGCAGCGCTTATCCGACAAGCGCGACCAGCTATTAAATTGGTAGTGCCTGCAGTGCCGGCCTTGCGGGCTCGGATTGAACAAACCGCCCACGCCTGTGGTTTGGCAGGTGCTGTGCAGATTGTTGAAGGGCAGTCGCATGCGGTGCTTGCCGCCTGCGATACCACGCTCATCGCCAGTGGCACGGCCACGCTGGAGGCGGCACTTTTCAAGTGCCCCATGGTGATTGGCTATCGGATGCAATCGCTGAGCTGGTGGCTCATGCGCCGCAAGCAGTTGCAGCCTTGGGTGGGTTTGCCCAACATCCTCTGTGGAGAGTTTGTGGTGCCCGAACTGATACAGGATGCCGCGACCCCTCAGGCGCTATGTGCAGCGACGCTCGATTGGCTGGATGCACGGCGGAGCAACGCCCCGAAAATGACCGCGCTGGTGCAGCGCTTTACCGCGCTGCACCACAGCTTGCAGCGCAATACCCCTCAACTGGCTGCCGATGCGATCCAGAAAATCCTTGCCACTGGTGCCTGA
- the rnhB gene encoding ribonuclease HII, whose translation MRSRKSLPLVPEQSCLPWHPPGLVAGVDEAGRGPLAGPVVAAAVILDDIHPIAGLADSKKLSPARRERLYDEIRARALCCSIAEASVEEIDRLNILQATMLAMRRAVMGLRLKPAMVLVDGNRLPLLDVQAEAIVKGDALVPAISAASILAKVHRDRWCVQVHEEFPQYGFAGHKGYGTAVHMQALREHGACIHHRRSFAPVAQNLLVR comes from the coding sequence ATGCGATCCAGAAAATCCTTGCCACTGGTGCCTGAGCAATCTTGCCTGCCCTGGCATCCGCCAGGGCTCGTCGCAGGTGTGGACGAAGCGGGCCGCGGGCCACTGGCCGGGCCCGTGGTGGCGGCTGCCGTCATTCTGGACGATATTCACCCTATCGCGGGCCTTGCAGATTCCAAGAAACTCTCTCCCGCCCGGCGCGAGCGGCTCTACGACGAAATCCGTGCCAGGGCGCTGTGCTGCTCCATTGCCGAGGCCAGCGTGGAGGAGATCGATCGGCTCAACATCCTGCAGGCTACGATGCTGGCGATGCGTCGTGCGGTCATGGGGCTGCGGCTCAAGCCCGCGATGGTGCTGGTCGATGGAAACCGACTGCCGCTGCTGGATGTTCAGGCCGAAGCCATCGTCAAAGGCGATGCGCTGGTACCCGCCATCTCGGCGGCATCCATCCTGGCCAAGGTGCACCGGGATCGCTGGTGTGTTCAGGTGCATGAGGAGTTTCCGCAGTACGGTTTTGCAGGGCACAAGGGCTATGGCACGGCCGTGCACATGCAAGCCCTGCGCGAGCATGGCGCTTGTATTCACCATCGGCGTTCCTTTGCACCGGTGGCCCAAAACCTGCTCGTCCGCTGA
- the greA gene encoding transcription elongation factor GreA encodes MATIPITKRGAEKLKEELHRLKTVERPSVITAIAEARAQGDLSENADYEAAKDRQGFIEGRIQEIEGKLSVAQVIDPSGVDGGGKVVFGATVELEDEESGDVVRYQIVGEDEADLKQGLINISSPIARALIGKEEGDTAEVQAPGGIRRYDVVAVSYQ; translated from the coding sequence ATGGCCACCATTCCGATTACCAAGCGCGGCGCCGAAAAGCTCAAGGAAGAGCTTCATCGACTCAAGACCGTGGAGCGTCCCTCCGTGATCACTGCCATTGCCGAGGCGCGGGCGCAGGGTGACCTGAGCGAGAACGCCGATTACGAGGCAGCCAAAGATCGCCAGGGCTTTATTGAAGGCCGTATTCAGGAGATCGAGGGCAAATTGTCGGTGGCGCAGGTCATCGACCCCAGTGGCGTGGATGGTGGCGGTAAGGTCGTTTTTGGCGCGACGGTCGAACTCGAAGACGAAGAGTCCGGCGATGTGGTTCGGTACCAAATCGTGGGCGAAGACGAAGCTGATCTGAAACAGGGGCTGATCAATATCTCCAGCCCCATCGCGCGTGCGCTGATTGGCAAAGAAGAGGGTGACACCGCCGAGGTGCAGGCGCCCGGTGGCATCCGTCGATACGACGTGGTAGCCGTCAGCTACCAGTAA
- the lpxD gene encoding UDP-3-O-(3-hydroxymyristoyl)glucosamine N-acyltransferase gives MTVLLGHIVDALGGSLEGGGQHTPISRIAPLDVAGPGDLSFLSNPRYQQQLAASRAACVIVAPAMRDAALARGACIVADNPYVYFARATQWWREHTAPTRQGGIHASAVVDPTADVHPTATIGPLCVVERGAYVGAGTVLKSRVTLGEGCRIGARCIVHPGVVIGADGFGFAPDHGQWVKIEQLGAVCIGDDVEIGANTCIDRGALLDTVIEDGVKLDNLIQIGHNVRIGKHSAMAGCVGVAGSATIGAHCTVGGGAIVLGHLELADNVHISAATVVTRSLTRPGQYTGVFPIDDNARWEKNAATLKQLHSLRERIKALEQALKAA, from the coding sequence GTGACGGTGCTTCTCGGGCACATTGTTGATGCGCTCGGTGGTTCGCTGGAAGGGGGGGGGCAACACACCCCCATTTCACGCATCGCGCCACTCGATGTCGCAGGCCCAGGAGACCTCAGTTTTCTGAGCAATCCCCGCTACCAGCAGCAACTGGCCGCCTCCCGGGCGGCCTGTGTCATTGTGGCGCCTGCGATGCGCGACGCTGCGTTGGCGCGTGGCGCCTGCATCGTGGCGGACAACCCCTACGTTTATTTCGCTCGCGCCACCCAATGGTGGCGCGAACACACGGCACCCACCCGGCAAGGCGGCATACACGCCAGTGCGGTGGTTGACCCGACGGCTGACGTTCACCCCACGGCCACGATTGGGCCCTTGTGTGTGGTGGAGCGTGGTGCCTATGTGGGCGCCGGAACCGTGCTCAAGTCCCGTGTGACGCTGGGTGAAGGCTGCCGTATCGGTGCGCGCTGCATCGTGCATCCTGGTGTGGTGATCGGCGCCGACGGGTTTGGTTTTGCCCCAGACCATGGCCAGTGGGTCAAGATCGAACAGCTGGGTGCGGTATGCATCGGAGACGACGTCGAAATTGGTGCCAACACCTGCATTGACCGCGGTGCTTTGCTGGATACCGTCATTGAGGATGGCGTCAAACTCGACAACCTGATTCAGATTGGTCACAACGTCCGGATTGGCAAACATTCAGCCATGGCCGGGTGTGTGGGGGTGGCGGGAAGCGCCACCATCGGTGCGCACTGCACCGTCGGTGGCGGTGCCATCGTGCTGGGCCACCTCGAATTGGCAGACAACGTGCACATTTCTGCAGCCACGGTGGTGACCCGGTCGCTGACCCGGCCGGGGCAATACACCGGTGTGTTTCCCATCGACGACAATGCGCGCTGGGAAAAAAACGCTGCGACACTCAAACAACTGCACAGTCTGCGAGAGCGCATCAAGGCGCTGGAGCAGGCTCTTAAAGCAGCCTGA
- the carA gene encoding glutamine-hydrolyzing carbamoyl-phosphate synthase small subunit, producing MLLSLQGTFPPAILALADGTVFIGNSIGATGTTVGEVVFNTAITGYQEILTDPSYCQQIVTLTYPHIGNYGVNAEDIEAGKVHAAGLIIKDLPLVASNFRMTETLSRYLIREKTVAIANIDTRKLTRLLRTKGAQNGAIVGLAEGQAVTQTLIDEAIAKAKAAPNMAGLDLAKVVSTASRYEWTQTEWKLGSGYGTQQAPRFHVVAYDFGVKLNILRMLAERGCKLTVVPAQTPASEVLAMKPDGVFLSNGPGDPEPCDYAVTAVQQIIEAGVPTFGICLGHQIMALASGAKTFKMDNSHHGANHPVKDLDNGRVSITSQNHGFAVEMASLPATLRPTHISLFDGTLQGLERTDKPAFCFQGHPEASPGPHDIAYLFDRFTALMEKK from the coding sequence GTGCTTTTGTCTCTACAGGGAACATTCCCGCCCGCCATCCTGGCGCTCGCAGACGGCACGGTCTTTATCGGCAATTCGATTGGTGCCACCGGCACCACGGTCGGCGAAGTGGTGTTCAACACCGCTATCACTGGCTACCAGGAAATCCTCACCGACCCCAGCTATTGCCAGCAGATCGTCACGTTGACGTATCCGCACATCGGCAACTATGGCGTCAATGCGGAAGACATCGAAGCCGGCAAAGTCCATGCTGCAGGCCTGATCATCAAAGACCTGCCCCTTGTGGCCAGCAACTTCCGCATGACGGAAACGCTCTCGCGGTATCTGATTCGCGAGAAAACCGTGGCCATCGCCAATATTGACACCCGCAAGCTGACTCGCCTGCTGCGCACCAAGGGTGCCCAGAATGGTGCCATTGTGGGCCTGGCCGAAGGGCAGGCGGTCACGCAGACGCTCATCGATGAGGCCATCGCCAAGGCCAAGGCGGCGCCCAACATGGCCGGCCTTGATCTGGCCAAAGTGGTGAGCACGGCATCGCGCTACGAGTGGACGCAGACCGAGTGGAAATTGGGCTCGGGGTATGGCACCCAGCAGGCGCCGCGTTTTCACGTGGTGGCTTATGACTTCGGCGTGAAGTTGAACATCCTTCGCATGCTTGCAGAACGCGGTTGCAAGCTTACGGTGGTGCCCGCCCAGACTCCTGCATCGGAAGTGCTTGCCATGAAGCCCGACGGCGTGTTCCTGTCCAACGGTCCGGGCGACCCGGAACCTTGCGACTACGCCGTCACGGCGGTGCAACAGATCATTGAAGCCGGTGTGCCGACCTTCGGTATTTGTCTGGGCCATCAGATCATGGCTCTGGCATCCGGCGCCAAGACCTTCAAGATGGACAACAGCCACCACGGCGCCAACCATCCGGTCAAGGACCTGGACAACGGCCGTGTCAGCATCACCAGCCAGAACCACGGTTTCGCCGTAGAGATGGCATCGCTGCCCGCCACGCTGCGCCCCACGCATATCAGCCTGTTTGACGGCACGCTGCAAGGGCTGGAACGCACCGACAAGCCTGCGTTCTGCTTCCAGGGGCACCCTGAAGCATCGCCCGGACCACACGACATCGCCTACCTGTTTGACCGCTTCACCGCGCTGATGGAGAAGAAGTAA
- a CDS encoding TrmH family RNA methyltransferase translates to MTSAPVIAIHSRDNPFVKDLRRLAQDSTAYRKQGRVWLEGDHLCRAALARGLRASVAVFSESFWPLAQVEYAQAAIKTVVLADALFADISGLESPARMGFVMDLPAPAALRPDAPTVVLDRVQDAGNVGSILRSASAFGFRQVVAIKGSAALWSPKVLRAGMGAHFALELIEGMEHSDLDGLGLPMLVTSSHEGDYLHRAALPWPCAWVLGHEGQGVSPVLEARASLRIRIAQPGGEESLNVAAAAAICLHASGAGR, encoded by the coding sequence ATGACTTCAGCGCCCGTTATTGCCATTCATTCCCGCGACAACCCGTTTGTCAAAGACCTGCGCCGGCTGGCGCAAGACTCGACCGCCTACCGCAAGCAAGGCCGCGTATGGCTGGAGGGAGATCACCTGTGCCGTGCGGCGCTGGCGCGTGGTCTGCGGGCATCGGTGGCGGTGTTTTCAGAGTCTTTTTGGCCGCTAGCGCAGGTGGAATATGCGCAAGCTGCTATCAAAACAGTAGTTCTCGCTGATGCATTGTTTGCGGATATCAGCGGCCTGGAGTCCCCCGCGCGCATGGGCTTTGTCATGGACCTTCCCGCACCTGCTGCCCTCCGGCCAGACGCGCCAACGGTGGTGCTCGACCGTGTGCAGGATGCCGGCAACGTGGGCTCCATCCTGCGCAGCGCTTCGGCATTCGGATTCCGGCAGGTGGTGGCCATCAAGGGGAGTGCGGCGCTGTGGTCGCCCAAGGTTTTGCGGGCCGGAATGGGCGCGCATTTTGCGCTGGAGCTGATCGAGGGCATGGAGCACAGTGATCTGGATGGGCTTGGGCTGCCCATGCTTGTCACCAGTTCGCACGAGGGGGATTATTTGCATCGCGCTGCGCTGCCATGGCCTTGTGCCTGGGTTTTGGGGCACGAAGGGCAGGGCGTGTCGCCCGTCCTGGAGGCGCGGGCCAGCTTGCGCATCCGCATTGCGCAGCCAGGCGGCGAAGAGTCACTGAACGTGGCAGCGGCGGCCGCAATCTGCCTGCATGCGAGCGGGGCCGGGCGCTAG
- the lpxA gene encoding acyl-ACP--UDP-N-acetylglucosamine O-acyltransferase has translation MSTIHPTAIVADGASLDPTVTVGPYAVIGEHVVIGPGTTVGAHCVIEGRTTIGADNRIFQFASLGAAPQDKKYAGEPTRLVIGNRNTIREFCTFNLGTTQDLGVTTIGDDNWIMAYAHIAHDCVVGNQTILANNATLAGHVHVADQAIIGGLTGIHQFVKVGAHVMAGFASHISQDVPPYMMVDGNPLAVRGLNLEGLRRRGFSSARVAAIKQMHRLLYRQGLTLDAARAAIAELPFIHPEAAADIALMLAFLDGSTRGVAR, from the coding sequence GTGAGCACTATTCATCCCACTGCCATTGTTGCGGATGGCGCCAGTCTGGACCCTACGGTCACCGTGGGGCCTTATGCCGTCATCGGCGAGCATGTGGTGATCGGCCCAGGCACCACCGTGGGCGCGCATTGCGTCATCGAGGGGCGTACCACGATTGGGGCAGACAACCGCATTTTTCAGTTTGCCTCGCTCGGTGCGGCACCCCAGGATAAAAAATACGCCGGTGAACCCACGCGACTGGTCATTGGCAACCGCAATACCATCCGTGAGTTTTGTACGTTCAACCTGGGCACGACCCAGGACCTCGGGGTGACCACTATCGGGGATGACAACTGGATCATGGCGTATGCCCACATCGCACACGATTGTGTGGTGGGCAACCAGACCATTTTGGCCAACAACGCCACCCTCGCAGGCCATGTGCATGTGGCCGATCAGGCCATCATTGGTGGATTGACCGGCATCCACCAATTCGTCAAGGTGGGTGCCCATGTCATGGCGGGTTTTGCCAGCCACATCTCGCAGGATGTTCCTCCGTACATGATGGTGGATGGCAACCCGCTGGCCGTGCGGGGGCTGAATCTCGAAGGTCTGCGCCGCCGTGGTTTTTCGTCCGCGCGCGTGGCCGCCATCAAGCAGATGCACCGCCTGCTGTACCGCCAGGGCCTCACGCTGGATGCGGCGCGTGCGGCCATAGCGGAGTTGCCCTTCATTCATCCAGAGGCTGCAGCCGACATCGCGCTGATGCTTGCCTTCCTGGATGGCTCCACGCGTGGCGTGGCGCGTTGA
- the fabZ gene encoding 3-hydroxyacyl-ACP dehydratase FabZ: protein MMDIHAILKQLPHRYPFLLVDKVIELESNTRIKAIKNVTFNEPYFMGHFPGRPVMPGVLILEALAQAAGLLAFDAMGKVPDENNIYYFVGIDGARFKRPVEPGDQLILSITIDRVRRGIWKFKGIASVGDEVACEAELMCTMRSVG from the coding sequence ATGATGGATATCCACGCAATTCTCAAGCAACTGCCACACCGCTACCCATTTTTGCTGGTGGACAAGGTGATCGAGCTTGAGAGCAACACCCGCATCAAGGCCATCAAGAACGTCACGTTCAATGAGCCCTATTTTATGGGCCACTTTCCGGGGCGTCCCGTCATGCCTGGCGTGCTGATCCTGGAGGCACTGGCCCAGGCGGCGGGTTTGCTGGCGTTCGATGCCATGGGCAAGGTGCCCGATGAAAACAATATCTACTATTTTGTCGGGATCGATGGTGCGCGGTTCAAGCGCCCTGTGGAGCCGGGTGATCAGCTGATCCTGTCCATCACGATCGACCGCGTGCGCCGCGGCATCTGGAAGTTCAAGGGCATTGCCAGTGTGGGCGACGAAGTGGCGTGTGAAGCCGAACTCATGTGCACCATGCGCAGCGTGGGCTGA
- the carB gene encoding carbamoyl-phosphate synthase large subunit has protein sequence MPKRTDLKSILIIGAGPIIIGQACEFDYSGVQACKALREEGYKVILINSNPATIMTDPATADVTYIEPITWQTVEKIIAKERPDAILPTMGGQTALNCALDLWHNGVLDKYKVELIGATPEAIDKAEDRLKFKDAMTKIGLGSARSGIAHSMDEAWAVQKSVGFPTVIRPSFTLGGTGGGIAYNPEEFETICKRGLEASPTNELLIEESLLGWKEYEMEVVRDKADNCIIICSIENLDPMGVHTGDSITVAPAQTLTDKEYQIMRNASLAVLREIGVDTGGSNVQFSINPQDGRMVVIEMNPRVSRSSALASKATGFPIAKVAAKLAVGYTLDELRNEITGGVTPASFEPSIDYVVTKIPRFAFEKFPTADSRLTTQMKSVGEVMAMGRTFQESFQKALRGLEVGVDGMNEKTQDREVLEKELGEPGPERIWYVGDAFAMGLSVDEVFDLTKIDKWFLVQIEQIVKIELDIDKLVAEKGEGALAALDAGTLLTLKQKGFSDRRLAKLLKTSEKAVRDARRALNVRPVYKRVDTCAAEFATNTAYLYSTYEAATHGGVAECESEPTSNKKIMVLGGGPNRIGQGIEFDYCCVHAALAMREDGYETIMVNCNPETVSTDYDTSDRLYFEPVTLEDVLEIVDKEKPVGVIVQYGGQTPLKLALGLEAEGVPIIGTSPDMIDAAEDRERFQKLLGELGLRQPPNATARTEPEALEKAAALGYPLVVRPSYVLGGRAMEIVHEQRDLERYMREAVKVSNDSPVLLDRFLSNAIECDVDCVRDSSGVTFIGGVMEHIEQAGVHSGDSACSLPPYYLSQPTIDEIKRQTAAMANGLSVVGLMNVQFAIQEVDGKDVIYVLEVNPRASRTVPFVSKATGIQLAKVAARCMAGQTLASQGITKEVTPPYFSVKEAVFPFVKFPGVDTILGPEMKSTGEVMGVGKTFGEAFVKSQLGAGTKLPTSGRVFLTVKNSDKPRAVDIARQLVALGFDLVATKGTAAAIADAGVPVAVVNKVTEGRPHIVDMIKNNEIVMVINTVEERRNAIADSRAIRTSSLLARVTTFTTIFGAEAAVEGMKYIDKLDVYSVQELHAQLVA, from the coding sequence ATGCCAAAGCGCACCGACCTCAAATCGATCCTCATCATCGGCGCCGGCCCGATCATCATCGGCCAGGCCTGCGAGTTCGACTATTCCGGCGTGCAGGCCTGCAAGGCCCTGCGCGAAGAGGGCTACAAGGTCATCCTGATCAACAGCAACCCTGCCACGATCATGACCGACCCGGCCACGGCCGACGTTACCTACATCGAGCCCATCACCTGGCAGACGGTCGAGAAGATCATCGCCAAGGAGCGCCCCGACGCGATCCTGCCCACCATGGGTGGCCAGACCGCGCTCAATTGCGCGCTGGACCTCTGGCACAACGGCGTGCTGGACAAGTACAAGGTTGAGCTCATCGGCGCCACACCAGAGGCCATCGACAAGGCAGAAGACCGCCTGAAGTTCAAGGACGCCATGACCAAGATCGGTCTGGGTTCCGCGCGCTCAGGGATCGCCCACAGCATGGACGAAGCCTGGGCTGTGCAAAAGAGCGTGGGCTTCCCTACGGTGATCCGCCCCAGCTTCACGCTGGGCGGCACGGGTGGCGGTATCGCTTACAACCCTGAAGAGTTCGAAACCATCTGCAAGCGCGGCCTGGAAGCCTCACCCACCAACGAGCTGCTGATCGAAGAGTCGCTGCTCGGCTGGAAAGAGTACGAGATGGAAGTGGTCCGCGACAAGGCGGACAACTGCATCATCATCTGCTCCATCGAGAACCTGGACCCGATGGGCGTGCACACCGGTGACTCGATCACCGTGGCCCCCGCGCAGACGCTGACCGACAAGGAATACCAGATCATGCGCAACGCCTCGCTGGCGGTGCTGCGCGAGATCGGTGTGGACACGGGCGGCTCCAACGTACAGTTTTCGATCAATCCCCAGGACGGCCGCATGGTCGTGATCGAGATGAATCCGCGTGTGTCGCGCTCCTCGGCGCTGGCCTCCAAGGCCACGGGTTTCCCCATCGCCAAGGTCGCCGCCAAGCTGGCCGTGGGCTACACGCTCGACGAGCTGCGCAACGAGATCACGGGCGGCGTCACGCCCGCCTCGTTTGAGCCGTCCATCGACTACGTGGTCACCAAGATCCCGCGCTTTGCGTTCGAAAAATTCCCCACGGCCGATAGCCGCCTGACCACGCAGATGAAGTCGGTGGGTGAGGTCATGGCCATGGGTCGCACCTTTCAGGAGTCCTTCCAGAAAGCCCTGCGCGGCCTGGAAGTGGGCGTGGATGGTATGAACGAAAAGACCCAGGACCGCGAAGTGCTCGAAAAGGAACTGGGCGAGCCCGGCCCCGAGCGCATCTGGTACGTGGGTGATGCCTTCGCCATGGGCCTGTCGGTCGACGAAGTCTTCGACCTCACCAAGATCGACAAGTGGTTCCTGGTGCAGATCGAGCAGATCGTGAAGATCGAGCTCGACATCGACAAGCTGGTGGCCGAAAAGGGCGAGGGTGCCCTCGCGGCGCTCGACGCGGGCACGCTGCTCACGCTCAAGCAAAAAGGTTTCTCCGACCGCCGTCTGGCCAAGCTGCTCAAGACCTCCGAAAAGGCGGTGCGCGACGCACGCCGCGCGCTGAACGTGCGCCCGGTGTACAAGCGCGTGGACACCTGCGCTGCCGAGTTCGCCACCAACACGGCCTATCTGTACTCCACGTACGAGGCTGCCACGCACGGCGGCGTCGCGGAATGCGAGTCGGAGCCCACCAGCAACAAGAAGATCATGGTGCTGGGCGGTGGCCCTAACCGCATCGGGCAGGGCATCGAGTTTGACTACTGCTGTGTGCATGCGGCCCTCGCCATGCGCGAGGACGGCTACGAGACCATCATGGTCAACTGCAACCCCGAGACGGTTTCCACCGACTACGACACCTCCGACCGCCTGTACTTCGAACCCGTCACGCTCGAAGACGTGCTGGAGATCGTAGACAAGGAAAAACCGGTCGGCGTGATCGTGCAGTACGGCGGCCAGACACCCCTGAAGCTCGCCCTGGGCCTCGAGGCCGAAGGCGTGCCCATCATCGGCACCAGCCCCGACATGATCGATGCGGCCGAAGACCGCGAGCGCTTCCAGAAGCTGCTGGGTGAGTTGGGCCTGCGCCAGCCACCCAACGCCACGGCCCGCACTGAGCCCGAGGCCCTGGAAAAGGCCGCCGCTCTGGGCTACCCCCTGGTGGTGCGCCCCAGCTACGTGCTGGGCGGCCGTGCAATGGAAATCGTGCACGAGCAGCGCGACCTGGAGCGCTACATGCGCGAAGCCGTCAAGGTGAGCAACGATTCGCCCGTGCTGCTGGACCGTTTCCTCTCCAATGCGATCGAGTGCGACGTGGACTGCGTGCGTGATTCTTCAGGCGTCACTTTCATTGGTGGCGTGATGGAGCACATCGAGCAGGCTGGCGTGCACAGCGGCGACTCGGCCTGCTCATTGCCCCCGTACTACCTATCGCAGCCCACCATTGACGAGATCAAACGCCAGACCGCAGCCATGGCCAATGGCTTGAGCGTGGTCGGCCTGATGAATGTGCAGTTCGCCATCCAGGAAGTCGACGGCAAGGACGTGATCTACGTACTTGAAGTAAACCCACGCGCCTCGCGCACGGTGCCGTTCGTGAGCAAGGCCACCGGCATCCAGCTGGCCAAGGTGGCAGCGCGCTGCATGGCTGGCCAGACCCTGGCCTCGCAAGGCATCACCAAGGAGGTGACGCCCCCGTACTTCAGCGTGAAGGAAGCCGTATTCCCGTTCGTCAAGTTCCCGGGCGTGGACACGATTCTTGGTCCTGAGATGAAATCCACCGGCGAAGTGATGGGCGTGGGCAAGACTTTCGGCGAAGCGTTCGTGAAGAGCCAATTGGGCGCGGGCACCAAGCTGCCTACATCCGGCCGTGTGTTCCTCACCGTGAAAAACAGCGACAAGCCCCGCGCGGTGGATATCGCTCGTCAGCTGGTGGCGTTGGGTTTTGACCTGGTGGCGACCAAGGGCACGGCGGCTGCTATTGCCGATGCGGGTGTGCCAGTTGCGGTGGTGAACAAGGTGACCGAAGGCCGTCCGCACATCGTCGACATGATCAAGAACAACGAGATCGTGATGGTGATCAATACGGTGGAAGAGCGCCGCAATGCGATTGCCGATTCGCGGGCGATTCGCACATCGTCATTGCTTGCCCGTGTCACCACTTTCACCACCATTTTTGGTGCGGAAGCGGCTGTTGAAGGCATGAAGTACATCGATAAACTGGATGTGTATTCGGTGCAGGAACTTCACGCCCAACTGGTGGCCTGA
- a CDS encoding OmpH family outer membrane protein, with protein MKSFSRHLSLALLLGTLAVAAPAQAQEFKAGFVNTDRIFREANTAKAAQAKLEQEFSRREKELVDMGTTLKTATDKFEREAPTMAESQRAVKQRQLVDQDRDFQRKRREFQEDLSARKNEELSQVLERANKVVKQVAEAEKYDVILQEAVYINPKHDITDKVLKALNAAPGTK; from the coding sequence ATGAAATCCTTTTCTCGCCATCTTTCTCTGGCCCTCTTGCTCGGCACTCTTGCTGTAGCTGCGCCAGCTCAAGCGCAAGAGTTCAAAGCCGGTTTTGTCAATACCGACCGCATCTTCCGCGAGGCAAACACAGCCAAGGCTGCGCAAGCCAAGCTTGAGCAGGAATTCTCGCGCCGTGAAAAAGAGCTGGTCGATATGGGCACCACCCTGAAGACCGCCACCGACAAGTTCGAACGGGAAGCGCCCACCATGGCTGAGAGCCAGCGCGCCGTCAAGCAGCGCCAGTTGGTCGATCAGGACCGTGACTTTCAGCGCAAGCGCCGTGAGTTCCAGGAAGACCTCAGCGCTCGCAAGAACGAAGAGCTGTCCCAGGTGCTGGAGCGTGCCAACAAAGTGGTCAAGCAAGTGGCCGAGGCTGAAAAATACGACGTGATCCTGCAAGAGGCAGTCTATATCAACCCCAAGCATGACATCACCGACAAGGTGCTCAAGGCCCTGAATGCTGCCCCTGGCACCAAGTAA